Proteins from a genomic interval of Methanoplanus endosymbiosus:
- a CDS encoding ABC transporter substrate-binding protein — MKIFVAMDDTDNLNSRGTGKLARDTAAAIMKEFHVDGITRHQLFVHEDIPFTSHNSCAVIHVEARETDDKEWLFETAKECMLNDFVEGSDPGLAVACADEVIPPLIAFGRDAQRVVLNQEKARGIAKNLGIRLEGLGGTEDGVIGTMAGLGLAKGGNDGRYLLCGGVRDMTGPADVDSLIEAGIDAVFNIHGGEVKEGRIIIEEGKSAKPCPVDGRKILFVEDIDGKYHAVKRG; from the coding sequence ATGAAAATTTTTGTTGCTATGGATGACACTGACAATCTGAATTCACGCGGTACAGGAAAACTTGCAAGGGATACTGCGGCAGCGATTATGAAGGAGTTTCATGTGGACGGGATAACCCGGCATCAGCTCTTTGTACATGAGGATATTCCATTTACATCGCATAACAGCTGTGCTGTGATTCATGTTGAGGCACGTGAGACGGATGACAAGGAGTGGCTCTTTGAGACTGCAAAAGAGTGCATGCTCAATGATTTTGTTGAGGGGAGCGATCCCGGTCTTGCAGTGGCATGTGCTGATGAGGTCATCCCGCCGCTGATCGCTTTTGGCAGGGATGCACAGAGGGTTGTCTTAAACCAGGAGAAGGCAAGGGGTATTGCAAAAAATCTCGGCATTCGTCTTGAGGGGCTTGGCGGTACTGAAGACGGTGTCATCGGGACAATGGCCGGGCTTGGACTTGCAAAAGGCGGCAATGACGGCAGGTACCTGTTGTGTGGTGGTGTAAGGGATATGACCGGACCGGCTGATGTTGACAGTCTCATTGAAGCAGGAATTGATGCTGTATTTAACATTCACGGAGGGGAAGTGAAGGAAGGCAGGATCATTATTGAGGAAGGAAAATCTGCAAAGCCCTGTCCTGTTGATGGCCGGAAAATCCTCTTTGTGGAGGATATAGACGGTAAGTATCACGCTGTTAAGAGAGGATGA